A single Pantanalinema sp. DNA region contains:
- the rpoD gene encoding RNA polymerase sigma factor RpoD — translation MQDHDTHETRLLHELLSDVAGPQAGELDELEHPPQQDDVGLRVSFLDEEEPHEEEPHPPEQAKQEKAVPISDPVHAYLKAIGAIPLLKGDEELRIARAMGEPGEEGRRARGRMIEANLRLVVSVAKKYLGRGLSFLDLIQEGNLGLIRAVEKFDYTRGYKFSTYATWWIRQAITRALADKARTIRIPVHLVETINRLRAISQRLTQRLGRKPTDEEIAAEANVTVEKIADIKKIVKDTISLETPIGKEEDSRLGDFIIDREAPGPATAVASLLLQEEIRTLLASLSDRERQVVELRFGIADGNVHTLEEIGRIFGVTRERVRQIEGKALAKLKHEMSERRMIEYIE, via the coding sequence ATGCAGGACCATGACACCCACGAGACCCGGCTCTTGCATGAGCTGCTGAGCGATGTCGCGGGTCCCCAGGCAGGCGAGCTCGACGAGCTGGAGCATCCTCCCCAGCAGGACGATGTCGGCCTTCGCGTGAGCTTCCTCGACGAGGAGGAGCCGCACGAGGAGGAGCCTCATCCCCCCGAGCAGGCCAAGCAGGAGAAGGCCGTGCCGATCTCCGACCCGGTCCACGCCTACCTCAAGGCGATCGGGGCGATCCCGCTGCTCAAGGGCGACGAGGAGCTGCGGATCGCCCGGGCCATGGGCGAGCCCGGCGAGGAGGGGCGAAGGGCGCGCGGCAGGATGATCGAGGCGAATTTGCGATTGGTGGTGAGCGTCGCCAAGAAGTACCTGGGGCGCGGGCTGTCCTTCCTCGATCTGATCCAGGAGGGAAACCTGGGCCTCATTCGCGCGGTCGAGAAGTTCGACTACACCCGCGGCTACAAGTTCTCGACCTACGCGACCTGGTGGATCCGGCAGGCCATCACCCGGGCGCTGGCGGACAAGGCCCGCACCATCCGCATTCCCGTTCACCTGGTCGAGACGATCAATCGCCTGCGCGCCATCTCGCAGCGCCTGACCCAGCGCCTCGGCCGCAAGCCGACCGACGAGGAGATCGCCGCCGAGGCGAACGTGACGGTCGAGAAGATCGCCGACATCAAGAAGATCGTGAAGGACACGATCTCGCTCGAGACCCCGATCGGCAAGGAAGAGGACAGCCGGCTGGGCGACTTCATCATCGACCGGGAGGCGCCGGGCCCCGCCACGGCGGTGGCGTCGCTGCTCCTGCAAGAGGAGATCCGCACGCTGCTCGCGAGCCTCTCGGACCGGGAGCGCCAGGTCGTCGAGCTGCGCTTCGGCATCGCGGACGGCAACGTCCACACCCTCGAGGAGATTGGCCGGATCTTCGGCGTCACCCGCGAGCGGGTGCGGCAGATCGAGGGCAAGGCGCTGGCCAAGCTCAAGCACGAGATGTCCGAGCGCCGCATGATCGAGTACATCGAGTAG